The stretch of DNA CGGAGCGGTTGTAATACCAATCTGCCGCTGCGAATGCAGGATCTGCATCGCCTTCATTTACCGCGGAGAAAATATCGGAAAGATAGCCCCAAGCTTCTTTGTCATAGAGCGGTGCAATGATGGCAGTGACCATGGCATCAGCACCTAGAAGGCGGCCGTCAGAAGCTTCAAGTGGTTTTCTATCAAGCTGTGACAGCAGCTGTGAAATGGTGGTCATCGCCTGGTCGACGGTGCCAGTAAAAGGACAAGATGATTGAGTCACGCAGTCGGCAAGATATGCCCGCAAGGCGGCCTCGAAACCCTGCGCCTGTGTCACGGTGACATCAAAACTGGACGAGGCTGGGTTAAGTGCCCCGTCGAGAACCATGCGCCCGGCATTACCTGGAAAAGTTTCTGCATAAATCGCGCCCAGAAGAGTTCCATAGGAATATCCCAGGTAGTTCAGCTGACGATCACCGACCAGATAGCGCAGCATATCGAGATCACGTGCCGCACTGAGAGTGTCAACATGTCCTAACAGTGCTCCAGTTTTTTCCGCGCAATCCAGGGCAAAAGCTTGTGTTGCCGCGGCCCTCTCAGCAAACCATTCAGGCGATTCGCGAGGAGCATTGATAAAGCCGTAGAGATATTCATCCATTTCGGCATCTGAGTCAACACATGTCACTGGGGTGGATTGACCGACACCTCGAGGATCAAAACCAATCACGTCGTAGTTCTTTTGAACGTCTTTACTCACCGCATAGTCCAGAGAATTTGCAATGAGATCCACGCCCGAAGCGCCCGGTCCTCCAGGGTTCACGAACAGAGAACCGAGGCGGTCGGTGCTGGAGGCAACATGTCGCACCATCGCCAGTTCCAGTGTCTGACCTTGAGGGTTGCTCCAGTCAATAGGCGCCTTAGCAACCGCGCACTCCATCGCTTCGTAGCAGTCCTGCCAAGAGATGTCCTGGTTATAAAACGGCGCATACTCGGTTGGGATACTCTCTGGAGGTAAAGAAGGTTTAGGGACCACCGGCGCAGAGCATGCGGACAACGTCACTGTCAGAGTGGCAACAAGTGCTGTCAGTCGCAGAGAAATTCTCATACGGATACTTCAGATCGCGAAGCACGAATCAGTAACGCCTCCATAGCAAGCGCAGGTGAAACATTAGAGTCAATGCGTTCTCGTGCTTGGGCTATTGCTTCCATAGTTGCCAAGGTGTCCTCGGACGGACGTGCTGCGGCCGCAGCGCGGAGTTCGGTTTCAAACTCAACATTGATGAGATCTTCGTTGACACCCAGTTGGATCCGCAAGACGTCCCGGTAGACCGAGAGCAGGTCCACAAGAATGCGATCCAATCCATCGCGCAAGCTTCGTGTTGCGCGGCGTTTTTGCTGCTCTTCTAAACCTTTGACGTGACTGCGCAGATTTGCTGGAACAGCGTCGCCTTCGGCAATACCCATCGATTTACGCAAGTGCTCGAGTTCTTGAGCATCACGTTCTTCAGTGATTGCTTTGGCGTCATCTGTTGCGATCTCAATCATGCGCGCTGCAGCCATCACTGCCTCACGAACGGTCATCACATTCAATGCCAGACGGACTGTTTCTTCTCGCCTCGCAGCAGCTTCAGGATTGGTGGCTAAGCGGTGAGCCATCCCGATGTGAGATTGTGCGTGCCGGGCAGCTCGCTCTGCAGTCTGAGCATCAACACCATCGCGTGCGGCAATCAATTTCGCCACATCCTCAACACTGGGCACACGCAAACGAACAGAGCGAACCCGCGAACGAATTGTCGGAATCAGGTCGGCTTCACTAGGTGCACACAAAATCCATACTGTGCGCTCAGGTGGTTCCTCAAGTGCCTTCAACAGGACGTTGGAGGTGCGCTCAGCCATTCGATCAGCATCTTCGATCACGATGACGCGATATCTGGAGACCGCTGGTGAATACTGTGAGCTTTGCACCAGTGCGCGAACCTCATCAATAGAGATAATCACACGTTCAGTGGTCAGCGAAGAAAGATCTGGGTGTGTGCGGGCAGCGACTTGAGTGCAATCAGAACAATCACCACATCCCCCCTCGCGACAGAGCAAAGACGCGGCAAACGCATAAGCAAGATTGGAGCGCCCAGAACCCGGAGGGCCTGTCACGAGCCACGAGTGCGTCATCGCAGAATCGTGTGTAGCAGAGCTGGCCAGTTCCGCAAGGGATGCAGCACGGAAAACTTCTATGGCCTCTTGTTGGCCAACGAGGTCATCCCACACTGTCATAGTTCAAGGCTACCGCCAGGAGCTGACAGCACCTGTGCGCTAGCTGAGCTCTTGGCTAACTCGAGTTCGAATAGCCAAGGCTAACTCGCCAATCGGTTGCGTCGCATCGAGTACAAGGAACCTTTTCGGTTCAGCGTGAGCTAAGGCAAGGAAGCCCGCTCGTACTCGGGAGTGAAACTCTGCCTTCTCGCTCTCCAAACGGTCAAAAGGTTTATCTGCAGCATCCAGTCGGGTTTGTGCAACATTCTCGTCCAAATCCAAAAGCACAGTGACGTCCGGCAGCAAACTTTCTGTTGCCCACAACGAGAGGTCCCGAACCTCGGTTGCATCCAAGACTCGTCCAGCGCCTTGATACGCAACAGAGGAATCAAAGTAACGATCTTGAATAACAATTTCACCGCGCTCAAGGGCTGGCCGGACCACTGTTGCGATGTGTTGGGCGCGATCTGCGGCATAGAGCAAGGCTTCAGCTCGAGGATCAATGTGTCCACGATGGTGTAACACGAGGTTGCGAATCTCCACACCAACCTCAGAGCCGCCAGGCTCGCGGGTGCGAACGACAGTGCGACCTTGCTCGGTCAACCACTGAGCTAACAGGCCTGCCTGAGTGGACTTGCCCGAACCGTCTCCGCCTTCAAAGGTGATGAACAACCCGGCCATGAAGCTACTCGCTGGCCT from Aurantimicrobium sp. MWH-Uga1 encodes:
- a CDS encoding alpha/beta hydrolase, which encodes MRISLRLTALVATLTVTLSACSAPVVPKPSLPPESIPTEYAPFYNQDISWQDCYEAMECAVAKAPIDWSNPQGQTLELAMVRHVASSTDRLGSLFVNPGGPGASGVDLIANSLDYAVSKDVQKNYDVIGFDPRGVGQSTPVTCVDSDAEMDEYLYGFINAPRESPEWFAERAAATQAFALDCAEKTGALLGHVDTLSAARDLDMLRYLVGDRQLNYLGYSYGTLLGAIYAETFPGNAGRMVLDGALNPASSSFDVTVTQAQGFEAALRAYLADCVTQSSCPFTGTVDQAMTTISQLLSQLDRKPLEASDGRLLGADAMVTAIIAPLYDKEAWGYLSDIFSAVNEGDADPAFAAADWYYNRSDAGVYGDNSTEAFIAINCLDYPTESDQSQWARNAEKLKSVAPVIGPYLAWGEQSCASWPAPAVLGPGEVSASGSGDILVVGTTGDPATPYRWAQELAAQLDRGHLITYVGEGHTAYNKSNSCVKDAVDSFLLRGTVPPRDLRC
- a CDS encoding DNA polymerase III subunit delta', with the protein product MTVWDDLVGQQEAIEVFRAASLAELASSATHDSAMTHSWLVTGPPGSGRSNLAYAFAASLLCREGGCGDCSDCTQVAARTHPDLSSLTTERVIISIDEVRALVQSSQYSPAVSRYRVIVIEDADRMAERTSNVLLKALEEPPERTVWILCAPSEADLIPTIRSRVRSVRLRVPSVEDVAKLIAARDGVDAQTAERAARHAQSHIGMAHRLATNPEAAARREETVRLALNVMTVREAVMAAARMIEIATDDAKAITEERDAQELEHLRKSMGIAEGDAVPANLRSHVKGLEEQQKRRATRSLRDGLDRILVDLLSVYRDVLRIQLGVNEDLINVEFETELRAAAAARPSEDTLATMEAIAQARERIDSNVSPALAMEALLIRASRSEVSV
- the tmk gene encoding dTMP kinase, with amino-acid sequence MAGLFITFEGGDGSGKSTQAGLLAQWLTEQGRTVVRTREPGGSEVGVEIRNLVLHHRGHIDPRAEALLYAADRAQHIATVVRPALERGEIVIQDRYFDSSVAYQGAGRVLDATEVRDLSLWATESLLPDVTVLLDLDENVAQTRLDAADKPFDRLESEKAEFHSRVRAGFLALAHAEPKRFLVLDATQPIGELALAIRTRVSQELS